In the genome of Streptomyces sp. Q6, the window CGGCACCGGCACCTCGGAACCGGGCGCCCCCGGCGCCCCCGCCGACCCGAAGCTGGACCGCGCCGCCCTCGCCGACGGACGCCTGTCCCTGGTGTACGGCACCGGCTACACGCTGCCCGACCAGTGGAACGGCTACGGCCCCCTGCCCACCGTCAACATCCGCCTCGCGCCCGCCCGGCCCGAGGTCGAGGAGATCGCGGCCGTGGCCACCGACCGCTACCTGAAGTCGTCCGGCACCCGCGTCGGCCAGAGCGCCGACGTGAACCTGAACGGCGCGACGGTACGCGTGCGGATCACCCGGAGCGTACGGGCCCTGCCGACCACCGGATCCGAGGCGGGCGCCGGTGACCCGGCCAGGGACGGCGGCGCCCTGCTCGTCGACCTGCGGGACCTCAACCGGGCCCTGACCGGCCCGACCACCGACCCGGTCGCACCGAACGAATGGTGGCTGACCACGGCGCCCGGCGCCGCCGAACAGGCCGCGAAGGCGCTGCGGGCGCTGCCCGACACGGACCCCTCGCAGATCGTGGTGCGCGCCGAGATCGGCGAGCGGCTGCGCGACGACCCGCTGGGCGCGGGCCCGCAGTCCGCGCTCGCCGCCGCCGCCCTGGCCGCGGCGCTGCTCGCGGCCGTCGGCTTCGCGGTGAACACGGCGGGCTCGCTGCGCGAGCGCGGCACCGAGTTCGCGATCCTCGCGGCGCTCGGAGCGTCGCGGCGCCGCCTGGCCCGCCTGGTCGCCGCCGAACAGGGCGTGCTCGTGGCCCTGGCGCTCCTGGTGGGCACCGCGCTCGGCACGTTCCTGACGCGGGCGGTGGTGCCGCTGATCGTGCTGACCGGCGAAGCGACCCGGCCCGTGCCCGACGTGGTCGTCCAACTCCCGCCGCACCAGGTCGCGCTGCTGCTCGCGGGCGTCGCCGCGACCCCCGTTCTGATCACCGCGGGTCTGGCGCTGCGCAGGCCGCCGCGCGCCGCGACGGCGCTGCGCGCGCAAGGAGGCGAGTGACATGGCCGACGACAGGGCGAGCGGGATCGGGGGCGGTTCCGCGGCCGGTTCCGCGAGGTTGACGAGGGTCGTCGCGCCGTGGGTGCGCACCCGGTTGCGGACGGCGCCGGGCGCGGCGGCCGCGCTGTTCCTCCTGGTCCTGCTCACGTCGTGCCTGGCGGCCGCGTTCCCGAGGGCCGTCGACCGCTACGAGGACCAGGGGCTGCGCCAGACCGTCTCCGACGAGTCGCCGGGCCACATGGGTCTCAACGCCACGACGCTCGACGCCGGCATCGAACTCCCCCCGGAACAGCGGGACGAGCGGCTGGGTGAGGACTTCACGCGGTTCGCGTTCCGGCACCTCGTGTCCGGACTGCGCGCCCCGCTCGTCGCGGATCCGCGGGAGTCCTCGTACGGCGTGCGCAGCCGGGAGCAGGTGGAGGTGCGCGAGGACTGGCTGCCCCGGCCCGACGGTCTCGCGGTCAAGTTCACGCTGAACGCGCAGGGCGGCCTCGCCGGGCACGCGAAGGTGACGGCGGGCCGACTGCCGCGCGCCGCCGCGTCCCTGACCTCCATGGAGGCCGCCGTCACGCGAGAGACGGCGAAGACGCTGCACATCGAGGCCGGTTCGGTGGTGCACACGCTGAACATCGAGGGCGAGTGGACCGCCGTACGGATCACGGGAATCGTCGCCCCGCGCAATCCGTCGGGCGCGTATTGGTCGGCCCGGCCGCTGCTGCGCACCCCCGCCCTGCGCAGCACGGACGGCATGCCGCCGCAGCACTACTGGACGGGCTCGCTGCTCCTGAACCCGGACGCCGGGCCCGCGCTCCTGAACCTGCCGAGCGGCGTCGAGCAGTACTGGCAGCTGGCGCCCTCCGTCGGCCGCCTCACGGCACGCGAACTCCCGGCGCTGCGCGAGGCGTTGGCGTACACGACGGACGGCCCCGGCCTCCTGAAGGTACGCCGGGCGACCGCCACCGAGACGACGGACGTCACCACCGGGCTCGACGACGTCATCGGCCGCTTCGAGGCACTGCGCGACGGCATCACCCCCGTCGTCGCGGTCGCCGCGTACGGCACGGGCACCGTCGCCTGCGTCGTGCTGCTGATGGCGGGCGGCCTCGGCGCGGACCGGCGCCGCGCCGAGCTGGGCCTGCTGCGCTCGCGCGGCGCGTCGCTGCGCGGCCTCGGCGGACGGCTGCTCGCCGAGACGGCGGTGGTCGCGGTACCGGCCGGCGCGCTCGGTCTCCTGCTCGCGCTCGCGGCCGTGCCGTACGGGCGGTGGACGCGGGCCGCGCTCGCGGCGAGCGCGGTCGTGGCGGTCGCCTGCGCGGCGCTGCCCGTGCGCGCGCTGGCCGCCCATCGCCGTACGCGGCTCCACACGGGCCGCGAGGACGTGGCCACGGCCCGCCCGACACCGCGCCGCACGATCGCCGAACTGACCGTCCTGGTCCTGGCGGTCGGCGCCATCGTGGCGCTGCGCCGCCGGGGCGCGACGGACGGCGGGGACGGCCTCGTCGCCCTCGCCCCGGTCCTGGTCGGCGTGGTCGCCGCGTTCGTCCTCGTACGGGTCCACCCGCTCGTCCTGCGTCGTCTCGTGGGCCCCGCCGGACGGCTGCGCGGCGCCATCGGCCTGCTGTCGCTGGCCCGCGCGGCCCGCACCAGGGCGAGCGCGGGCACGGCGGTCCTGCCGCTGCTCGCGCTGCTCACCGCGCTGACCACGGCGGCGTTCGGCGGCTCCGTGCTCGCCGGCATCGACGGCACCCGCGACCGCGCCGCGCTCCTCGCGACCGGCGCGGACGCCCGTGTCGACGGCAGCGGCCCGCTGTCCGCGCGCACGATCGACGCGATCCGCGAGGCCCCCGGCGTCTCCGGCGCCACCGGGGTCACGGTCCGCTACGACGCGGAGGTCAAGGAGGGCACGCGCCGCTTCCCGCTGGCTGCGGTCGACCCGCGGGCGTACGCGGACCTCGCCGCCCGGACGGACCTCGGCGCCTTCCCCGCGAGCAAGCTGAAGCAGCCCGCCTCGAAGTCGTCCGCGATCCCGGCGCTGATCTCCCCGTCCCTGCGGGAACAGTTCACCGGCGGCCGCCTCGTCCTGTGGATGAACGGCGAGACGGTGACCCTGCGCCCGGCGGTCGTCCGCTCCGAGACGCCCGCCCTCGCCGACGACTTCCTGATCGTCGACGCACGGGCCCTCGCCCGCGCCACCGAAGCCCCCGCCCGCCCCACGTCCCTCCTCCTCACCGGCGCCCACATCGACGCGCGGGCCCTACGCAAGGCCGCGGGGGACGACACGACCGTGCGCGTACGGTCCGTCGAGCGCGCCCGGTACGTGGACTCGCCGCTCCAGACCGGCGCCACCGACAGCTACGTCGCGGCCGTCGCCGCGGGCGCGGGCTTCGCCGCCCTCGCGCTGCTCCTCGCCCTGGCCCGCGCGACACCGGAACGCCTCGCGCTCCTGGCCCGCCTGCGCACCATGGGCCTCACCCGCGGGCAGGCCCGCCGCCTGCTGATCCTGGAGTCCCTCCCCCAGGCGCTCCTGGCGACGGCGGGCGGCGCCCTGACCGGCTGGGCGGCGGTCCAACTCCTCTCCCCCGGCCTCGACCTGACGTCCCTCGCCCTGGCGGACGAGACGTCGACGGCGGCCTCCCACCTCCGCACGGACCCCCTCTCCCTGGCGCTCCCGGCCGTCTGCGTCCTCCTCCTGGCGACGGGAACGGCCACACTCCAGGCATATCGCTCGGGAAGACGCAGCGCGGCGAGAGAGCTGAGAGCGGGGGAAGAGGCGCCGCTGTAGGCGCGTAGGAGATGCCGCGGACACCCCACCCCAGCCAGCACCACCCGAGCCCACACGGATCGACCCGCCGCACGACACGGGAGACGGAAACGACATGACACCGGACACCCCGGCGCCCGCCCCCACCCTCGCCGACCTGGAACAGCGCGCCACCGCCCACCGGGACCGCCCCGCCTACGGCCACGACGCCCTGATCACCTGCGACCGGCTCGTGCGCGTCTTCACGACGGACGGCGTCGAGGTCCAGGCCCTCCAGGGCCTCGATCTCCTCGTCCGCAACGGCGAGTTGATGGCGCTGGTGGGCGCGTCCGGCAGCGGAAAATCCACCCTGATGAACATCCTGGCGGGCCTGGACGAACCCACGGCGGGCGCGGCGAAGGTGGCCGGCTACGACCTGCTCGCGATGGGGTCGAAGGAGCGCCTGCGCTACCGCCGCGAGGCGGTCGGCTTCGTCTGGCAGCAGACGGCCCGCAACCTCCTGCCGTACCTGACGGCAGCTCAGAACGTGGCGCTGCCCATGCAGTTGCGCGGCAGGACCCGCCGCTCGGCGAAGGCGGAACGGGCGACGCAGCTCCTCACCATGCTCGGTGTGGCGGACTGCCACGACCGCCGCCCACAGCAGATGTCCGGCGGCCAGCAGCAGCGCGTGGCGATCGCCGTGGCCCTCGCCAACGAACCGAAGGTGCTGCTCGCCGACGAGCCCACCGGCGAACTCGACTCGCACACCGGCGAGCAGATCTTCGCCGCGTTCCGCACGGCGAACGAGGAGTTGGGCACCACGGTCGTCATCGTCACCCACGACCAGACGGTGGCGAGCGAGGTCCGCCGCACAGTGGCGATCCGCGACGGCCGTACGTCGACGGAGGTGCTGCGCCACCGGCACGTGGACGAGACGACGGGCCAGGAGTCCCTGGTCTCCCGCGAGTACGCGATGCTGGACCGGGCGGGACGGCTCCAACTCCCCGCGGAGTACACGGAGTCGCTGGGCATGCGCGACCGCGTGCTCCTGGAACTGGAGGAGGACCACATCCAGATCCGGCCGGACGACCAGGACCGCTGAACGCCGCCCGTTCCCGCCTCTGACTGGATCAGTGCGACACGGCCGGCCGGCCGACGGGCCGACCGGTCGATCTCACAGCAGGACGGACAGCCCGCCCAGGCCGGTGGAAGTGCGCCGCAGGGCGACGGATCCGTACGGGGCGCGCAACCGCACCCACGCCCCGGAGGCGAGCAGGTCGACGGCGTCGCCGCGCAGGAAGCCGAGTGAGGCCGCCGCGTGGGCGATCCGCACCGGCACGCCGGTCCCGGCGATCTCCCGCGACCAGATCTCCCGCCCGACCCGGTCGAGTTCGCTCCGCGTCCGCGCCTCGGGCGCCAACTCCTCGACGCGGGACCGGAATTCGGCGACGGCGGCCTTCACGAGTGCGCGCAGCGCCTCGGCGTCCGGGCACCCGGGGACCCGCTCCCAGCCGCCACGGGGCGGCAGCATCCCGGCCCACGGCGGCCCGGTGACGGCGGCGGGCACCACCGCGCTCGCCCCCGCCTCGTCGAGGGCGTCGAGCAACTCCCCCGCGGAGACGGTCACATCGAGGGTGTCGTCGATCCCGCTCTCGTACGGCTTCAGGAGCCGTGCCGTACGGATGGCGAGCACCTCGAACGAAGGCGGCCGCCCGAACACCGCGAGCGCCTGGCCGCCGGCCTGCGCCTGCAACCGTACGGCGGCCGCCTTGTCGTAGTGCAGCAGCCGGCCGAGGAAGGCGGCGAGATCCGCCGCCTCCCCGGCATCGGCGAAATACAGCACGGGCACGCTCATGCCGCGAGCGCCCCCGCGGCGTCGTCGGCGTCGTCCCGGTACTCGTCCAGGAACTCCCGCTCCTCGGCGGTGATCCGCCGCGGACGCTGCGCCTCGAAGTCGAACGGCACTATGACCGTCGACGCCCGGACGTAGACCTGGTCGTCGTCCTTGACCTCGTAGGCGAGCGTGAACGAGGCGGCACGCACCTCGGTCACCCACATCTCGATGTCCACCGGACGGTGCCGGTGCACCAACTGCCGCTTGTAGTCGATCTCATGGCGCGCCACGACGGACCCCTGCTGGAAGTCCTTGTCCGGACGGAACAGGAAGTCGATCCGCGCTTCTTCGAGGTACCGAAGAAAGACCACGTTGTTGACGTGGCCGTACGCGTCCATGTCCGCCCAGCGCAGGGGGCAGGCGTATACGTGGCGAGCCATCAGCCGCGGGTCAGCTTCTTGTAGGTGGCGCGGTGCGGACGGGCCGCCTCGGCACCGAGCCGCTCGATCTTGTTCTTCTCGTACGACTCGAAGTTGCCCTCGAACCAGAACCACTTGGAGTCACCCTCGTACGCGAGGATGTGCGTGGCCACCCGGTCCAGGAACCAGCGGTCGTGGGAGACGACCACAGCCGCACCCGGGAACTCCAGCAGGGCGTTCTCGAGGCTGCTGAGGGTCTCGACGTCGAGGTCGTTCGTCGGCTCGTCGAGGAGCAGCAGGTTGCCGCCCTGCTTGAGGGTGAGCGCGAGGTTGAGGCGGTTGCGCTCACCACCGGAGAGCACACCGGCCGGCTTCTGCTGGTCGGGGCCCTTGAAGCCGAACGCCGAGACGTAGGCGCGCGACGGCATCTCGACCTGGCCGACGTTGATGTAGTCGAGCTCGTCGGAGACCACGGCCCAGAGGGTCTTCTTCGGGTCGATGTTGGCGCGGTTCTGGTCGACGTACGAGATCTTGACCGTGTCGCCGACCTTGATCGAACCCGAGTCCGGCGTCTCCAGGCCCTGGATCATCTTGAAGAGCGTGGTCTTGCCGGCGCCGTTCGGGCCGATGACGCCGACGATGCCGTTCCGCGGCAGCGAGAAGCTGAGGTCGTCGATCAGGACCTTCTCACCGAAGGCCTTGCTGAGGTTCTCGACCTCGACGACGATGCTGCCCAGACGCGGGCCCGGCGGGATCTGGATCTCCTCGAAGTCCAGCTTCCGCATCTTGTCGGCCTCGGCGGCCATCTCCTCGTAGCGGGCGAGGCGGGCCTTGGACTTGGCCTGACGCCCCTTGGCGTTGGACCGCACCCACTCCAGCTCTTCCTTGAGCCGCTTCTGCCGCTTCTCGTCCTTCTTGCCCTCGACCTTGAGCCGCTCGGACTTCTTGGTGAGGTACGTCGAGTAGTTGCCCTCGTAGGGGATCGCGCGGCCACGGTCGAGCTCGAGGATCCACTCGGCGACGTTGTCGAGGAAGTACCGGTCGTGGGTGACGGCCACGACGGCGCCCTTGTACTTGGCCAGGTGCTGCTCCAGCCAGTTCACCGACTCGGCGTCGAGGTGGTTGGTGGGCTCGTCGAGGAGCAGCAGGTCGGGCGCCTCGATGAGCAGCTTGCAGAGCGCGACGCGGCGCTTCTCACCACCGGAGAGGTTGGTGACGGGCCAGTCGCCGGGCGGGCAGCCCAGCGCGTCCATGGCCTGCTCCAGCTGACCGTCGAGGTCCCACGCGTCGGCGTGGTCGAGGTCCTCCTGGAGCTTGCCCATCTCCTCCATCAGCGCGTCGCTGTAGTCGGTGGCCATGAGCTCGGCGACCTCGTTGAAGCGCTTGAGCTTGCCCATGACCTCGGCCGCGCCGTCCTGCACGTTCTCCAGGACGGACTTCGACTCGTCGAGCTTCGGCTCCTGCATGAGGATGCCGACGCTGAAGCCGGGCGACAGGAACGCGTCACCGTTCGACGGCTGCTCCAGGCCCGCCATGATCTTCAGGACGGTCGACTTACCGGCGCCGTTGGGACCGACTACACCGATCTTCGCGCCAGGAAGGAAGTTCAGGGTGACGTCATCGAGGATCACCTTGTCGCCGTGCGCCTTGCGCGTCTTGCGCATGGTGTAGATGTACTCAGCCAAGAGAAACCGTCCGGCAGTCGAAGTGTGGCAGCGAGGGTCCCGCGTAACGCGGCTCCACCGCATGAGGGCAGATACACCCCATCTTGCCTGACCGGCACCCTCCGATGGAAACCAGTATGGGCGGGGGCCTGTGACCTGGCCGTTCCCTGATCGCTGCTGTAGTTGATCTGTCACTGGTTGTCGCTGTCAGGCACCCGTGAGCGGCCTCGGACGGCCCACAGACGGCCCCGCGCTCGGCGTGTTTTCCCTGCCCACCACCCCGCCCGGTGGGGTTGGGCCCCGACCTGAGCCGGGGCCCGCGGTGCGTTCTACCTCTGCCTGGCGAGCACGTCGCCGATGGTCAGTCCGTTGACCACCACGCGCGGCGCTTCCGCTTTGGCCCGCTCCAGCGCGGTGTCGTGGTCGAAGCCGTGCGCCTCGGGCCCCCAGCGGCCATCCTCGCCGAGGTACTCGCCCTGGTGGTGGATGGCCCAGCGACCGTCACCGGTCAGCTGCACCTGGAGGGCGAACAGGCGCAGATCCCTGTGACCCGTCAGCGCGGCGTCGACTACCTGGTACTTCGTGACCTCGACGGTGACGGCGTCGATCGAGTTCTGAGCGGTGGTGTCACTCATGGGTGCCTCCGAGGATCGGTGTCGTTGTCCTGATGGGCTTCGCCCGGCACGGTTCTGGGAGGGGCCGCAAGGTGGAGCACCCCACTGTCTGAACGACCTTGCGGCCCCTCCCAGGTTCGTGCTGCCCTCGGGCATCAGGGCATCGACGGCGATCCGGGCTGCACCGCCCACACCACCCACAACGACGGCCCCGTGCGCGCTCTCGATCCGGGCGCGTCCGAGCTGCCGACATTTGCCTCTGCTGGCGTCAGCTACGGATGTCACGGTCGGGGGCACTCCTGGCACGTGCGCGCCCTGCCAACGCACGTCCGTAGGCAACTGCCCACATCGTGAGGCCGGTGGCTTCGAAGAAGCGCATGCCTGCGTCGCGCTCCGTAATGAGCCAGATCAGAATCGGCAGCACCATGAGCAAGTGCCAGTGCGGGTTGTTCCAGCGATCCTTCTTGCCAGCCATCTCGCCCCCCCTTGATGCGGCACCCTAGCCCGCGGTCGGTGGAGCGGCTTTGGGCGGGAGCTGCCATGGGGCGAGTGATCATGGCCCCTTAAGCTTCCGGCGAGTCGGGCAGTCTGTGGAGCTGCCCGTTAAAGCACGACGTTGGGGCCATGATCTTAGAGGCTCGCCCCATGGTGGCTGCCTAAAGCCGTGGAGCCGACCGGCCCCGGCCACGACGGGTTTCCCGCTCATCGGGCTGCTGCCCGCGTCTGGGCTCGGCGCCTGTGGGTGGTCAGCGGGCCTTGGGGCGCTTGGTGAACCTGGCTGCGGTGGCCCGTCGATTCGCTCCGCCATGATCCGGCCTGATCGGTAACACAAAGCGTCTTCACCCTGTGCTCTTGCTGTCCACCTTGTGCCCCACGGCCTGGTTGTCTGGTTGTGGCCTCCTGGGTGGTGACGGACAGACGACGTCCCGCAGCCGGGACGAAGGCAGGAGGCGGAGGGGCGGCGGCTGGCCGGCGCCGCCCCGAAGTTGTGAGGCCCTCGGTCCGTATGGATCGATCCCCTGGGGACAGTGGGCCTGGGGCTTTGAGAGGTGGTGTTCTTGCTCCTGCACCTTGGGGTCTCACCTGTTGCTTGGTTCTTCTCCTCTTCTGGGCCGGATCATGGCGGAGAGGAGCGAGGGGCCGTGAGCGGCCATGGTGCGCCGAAGTGCCCCTCTGGCGGTTGGGTTGGCACTGATCGATCCCATGGGGCCCGGCCCGAGCCGCGAGCGCAGCGAGCCTTGATGAAGTAGGGAAAGTTCCACCGCGCCCAGCGAACCAGGGGGCACGGCGATTCACCATCGGCTAGGCGGCTGCACTCCCGGGCTGCTGCCCGTGTTCGAGATAGATCGGGGCGGCCCCCGATCGGGCCTCAACCGCGGCAAAGATCCTTCGGGCTAGCCTCGGGATCGACCGCTTGCTGATCTCTGGGGCCGACAGGAACTCGAATCCCTTCAGCTCGTCCGCCTGCAAGGTCACTTTGGCAAGGCT includes:
- a CDS encoding ABC transporter permease yields the protein MADDRASGIGGGSAAGSARLTRVVAPWVRTRLRTAPGAAAALFLLVLLTSCLAAAFPRAVDRYEDQGLRQTVSDESPGHMGLNATTLDAGIELPPEQRDERLGEDFTRFAFRHLVSGLRAPLVADPRESSYGVRSREQVEVREDWLPRPDGLAVKFTLNAQGGLAGHAKVTAGRLPRAAASLTSMEAAVTRETAKTLHIEAGSVVHTLNIEGEWTAVRITGIVAPRNPSGAYWSARPLLRTPALRSTDGMPPQHYWTGSLLLNPDAGPALLNLPSGVEQYWQLAPSVGRLTARELPALREALAYTTDGPGLLKVRRATATETTDVTTGLDDVIGRFEALRDGITPVVAVAAYGTGTVACVVLLMAGGLGADRRRAELGLLRSRGASLRGLGGRLLAETAVVAVPAGALGLLLALAAVPYGRWTRAALAASAVVAVACAALPVRALAAHRRTRLHTGREDVATARPTPRRTIAELTVLVLAVGAIVALRRRGATDGGDGLVALAPVLVGVVAAFVLVRVHPLVLRRLVGPAGRLRGAIGLLSLARAARTRASAGTAVLPLLALLTALTTAAFGGSVLAGIDGTRDRAALLATGADARVDGSGPLSARTIDAIREAPGVSGATGVTVRYDAEVKEGTRRFPLAAVDPRAYADLAARTDLGAFPASKLKQPASKSSAIPALISPSLREQFTGGRLVLWMNGETVTLRPAVVRSETPALADDFLIVDARALARATEAPARPTSLLLTGAHIDARALRKAAGDDTTVRVRSVERARYVDSPLQTGATDSYVAAVAAGAGFAALALLLALARATPERLALLARLRTMGLTRGQARRLLILESLPQALLATAGGALTGWAAVQLLSPGLDLTSLALADETSTAASHLRTDPLSLALPAVCVLLLATGTATLQAYRSGRRSAARELRAGEEAPL
- a CDS encoding ATP-binding cassette domain-containing protein; translated protein: MTPDTPAPAPTLADLEQRATAHRDRPAYGHDALITCDRLVRVFTTDGVEVQALQGLDLLVRNGELMALVGASGSGKSTLMNILAGLDEPTAGAAKVAGYDLLAMGSKERLRYRREAVGFVWQQTARNLLPYLTAAQNVALPMQLRGRTRRSAKAERATQLLTMLGVADCHDRRPQQMSGGQQQRVAIAVALANEPKVLLADEPTGELDSHTGEQIFAAFRTANEELGTTVVIVTHDQTVASEVRRTVAIRDGRTSTEVLRHRHVDETTGQESLVSREYAMLDRAGRLQLPAEYTESLGMRDRVLLELEEDHIQIRPDDQDR
- a CDS encoding thioesterase family protein, giving the protein MARHVYACPLRWADMDAYGHVNNVVFLRYLEEARIDFLFRPDKDFQQGSVVARHEIDYKRQLVHRHRPVDIEMWVTEVRAASFTLAYEVKDDDQVYVRASTVIVPFDFEAQRPRRITAEEREFLDEYRDDADDAAGALAA
- the ettA gene encoding energy-dependent translational throttle protein EttA codes for the protein MAEYIYTMRKTRKAHGDKVILDDVTLNFLPGAKIGVVGPNGAGKSTVLKIMAGLEQPSNGDAFLSPGFSVGILMQEPKLDESKSVLENVQDGAAEVMGKLKRFNEVAELMATDYSDALMEEMGKLQEDLDHADAWDLDGQLEQAMDALGCPPGDWPVTNLSGGEKRRVALCKLLIEAPDLLLLDEPTNHLDAESVNWLEQHLAKYKGAVVAVTHDRYFLDNVAEWILELDRGRAIPYEGNYSTYLTKKSERLKVEGKKDEKRQKRLKEELEWVRSNAKGRQAKSKARLARYEEMAAEADKMRKLDFEEIQIPPGPRLGSIVVEVENLSKAFGEKVLIDDLSFSLPRNGIVGVIGPNGAGKTTLFKMIQGLETPDSGSIKVGDTVKISYVDQNRANIDPKKTLWAVVSDELDYINVGQVEMPSRAYVSAFGFKGPDQQKPAGVLSGGERNRLNLALTLKQGGNLLLLDEPTNDLDVETLSSLENALLEFPGAAVVVSHDRWFLDRVATHILAYEGDSKWFWFEGNFESYEKNKIERLGAEAARPHRATYKKLTRG